GATGAGTCGGTCACGTTGGCTAGTTAGGGACCCCCACCTCCTAGCGGCCAGCATGGGGGCAGGCCGGCCAGCAGGACCACGGCCTCCCGCTCTGCGCTgtgccctcctgccccttcctcccctacGTGGGGCAGGGCTGCAGGGATCGCCCGACCCCTTTGACCCTTGGGTCTTTGTCTTGTCCAGCTGGTGTTCTGGGTTGGCCTGGGTGTCCTGGTGGTTGGCACGCACACGACCCTGTCCGTGAGCGAGGACGCCCCCGTGGACTTGGCCGAGGAAGCCCCAGCCGGCCGGATTGAAGAGGCCGAGGGCATCGTAAAGGCAGAGGCGGCTCGGCTCCCAGGTACGCAACGTCCAGGTATGCACACGCCCCAGCCCCGCAGCTTTCCCGAGGCGCCCCCGCAGGGCCGTCTCAGGGTCACGGTGCGCGAGCGGTACTTCCCGGCTGTCTCCCCCACTCTGGTCCCGTTTGGCTGGTCGAGTAGGGCCGGGAACGGCTGCCTGCCTGTGCGGGACAGCAGGATGGAGAGCTCAGAGCCCGCCGCAAGGCGCGCTGACAGGTAAGCAGGTGTGTGCGTGTTGTCAGGTTTGCTTGCTCTGGTTTGGGGATGAGGTGTTGCTTGGACAAGGTCAGCGATGCCCCATGGCTTTGTTTGATGGCCCCCCCTTGCTGCTGGCCCACCGGCCCGTGGGGAGGGGTGGCCCGCGTGGCCTTCTATAGCTGCAGGCCGGCTCAGAAGGCCTGCTGCCGTATGGCTCCATGGCCCACCCGTGGCTTTGCTCTCTCCGGGGTGCGGGGTGGCTTCTGAGCGTGGCTTTCTGGGCTGCAGAAGGGGCTCCATCGTGTCCCGAGTCGGTGGGAGAAGAGAGTTTTCTTGGAGCCTCTGGCGGTCCCAGGCAGAGCTGGCAGGGGTGCAGGGAGGGCTTCCTCAGCCTTCACCCCCCAGCCGCTGAGTAGCATCAGGCttgggtgctggggggaggggtgtgcttCATTCTGGGGCTTCTGCTCGATGAAGGTTGGGTTTTAGGCGTTCACACTCCTGGTGTGTCCGCGCATGTCTGATCCCTCCCCCGCAATAGACCCCCACCGCGGATCGTGCTCTGCCCAGCTGCCGCCCGGCCTGCCCTTCTGGGAGAGGCCCCTCGGGGGCAGCAGTGCTGTTTGCCCCTGGGTTTTGGGTGTCTTTTGCTGGTGATGGCTAAGGAGTGCCTGCCCTAGTAGGAGCCCGGTCTCCCTGCCTACCATGATCGACAAAAGGTCCCAAAAGCCTGGCAAGAGAGTTGAACTTGCTCTAGGTCCTGGGCAGCTAGGCTGCCAGCCGTGGAAGGCATGTGGCCCTTAGATTTGTTGCTGTCTCTGTCCCCGGGCTTAGAAAGCCCCTAGCTGGTGTCCATgccccccacagcctcccctggggGGCACAGTCTCTCCTGGGGCTCGGAGGAGCAGGCCGTgctcttttttgtcttcttgggAGGACGGGCTGGCAGAAAGATTCCCCTTTTGGGGGTCCCTGGGGAATGGCGGAGAGGCCCCTGGGGAATGGCGGggttccccagagaaacagaTCAGAGTGGTCAGAAGCCATCTGAGCGTCCTGCGCCAAGTTGCATGGATTTGGCAGTTAGGATGGAGGAAGTCCCCTTGGAGAGGGACACAGGTGGCCTGCACCAGCCCCTGCTGGGTCCCTCACCGCCGGGCATCTCGGCCTTGTGTGCTTCATGGATGGCTGCAGCCGAGGTGGACTCGGGTGCCGCCGACCTCGGCCGGCCGTGGATTTCCTGGCATTGGTTGGCTCCGGGCTGCCCGTCCCCCCTCCAGTACGCACCCGCGGTCCGCGGCCTGTGCCAGCAGCTGCGGCCTGTCGCGGAGCCGGGCCGCGAGCTCACCTGGAGCCCGCCGCGGCCACATCTGGTTTCCATTGCTTCCACGAGCCTGTAACAAAACACATGGCCCCCTCAGAACCACATGCCGTTCGTTGTTAGCGCGTTCTCCGTTCTTCTCGCCCCTGGTGTCCCCCGTAATTGATGGGTTGCCTCGTTGAAGCAGAGCCGAGGCTGCTGGGGCCTGCACCGTGTGCGCGCCTGTCACACTTCGGCCTGTTGGCCTGGAGTGGGGCTTTACTGGTCTCTCTGGTGGTGCCGAGGCCAGAGCCGTGCAGGTTTCCTTAGAGCCGGAGCCGGCCCCGGGACAGACGGTGGCAATCCTGCCCTGCCGGGGACACGGACTGGGACCCGTGGCTGGCACTCTTGGAGAGCGGAGCCCAGGACGCGTGTTTGCTGGGGTGGTGAGCAGCGGCAAGCGTGGAGGAAAGAGGTTGCTGGGCCCTGTGAGGCAATTCTCTGTTAAAAAGGCTAATTAGACCATTTCTCTCCTATCTGAGCGCGCCCCACAGGGCCTGGTGGGTCAGGTCGGGTTCTAGAACGTGCTTGGCTCCTTCCTCTGCATGCGGCCCcatcccctctcctccttcccccgcAGCGTGCCCACCCCATGCCCGCAGCCCGTGTCATGGTGTCAGAGCACCCATGGTGCGCGTGCTGCCCCTTGGCCACCCTGCAGGGGTGcgggctctgctctgtggggagaagCCCCAGAGGACCAGGACGGAGGCTCTGGTCAGGCCAGCGCAGGCTAAAGGCTGGGGCAGCAGCTTGGCTGTGACTGTAGGTGCAGGTGGCTGAGGGTGACCACAGGCCTGCGTGAGAGCTTACTCAGGGTCCCCTGCCCTGTACTCGCTCTCCCGAGGACTCAGCCCTGCACGCGGGCGGGAACGTGTGCACACTCTGCAACAGGTGCCAGGCCGTGTGTGAGGGACGGGCCCGGCGCTCGGCTCTCCGCAGCTGGGGCAGACGGTCCCACCACAGCCCTCCCAGTCTCCGCCGACAGGGGCTTTCACCGGCCGCTGTGCTGCGGCACCTGACCCACTCACTGCGTGTTCCTCAGGCCCTCCCAGGTGACTCGGTCAGCTCAGCCACGCCGCCGCCTGGGGCAGGGAGACCGCTGTCTCCCACGTGCAGCCCTGAGTGACCCCGACCCGCCCTCGGAGGCCCTCGGGGAGCAGCTCACCTCCTCGGCCTGTGGGGAGCCCTGCCGGCTCTAGAGGACCGTGACGAGTGAGGCTCGGGCCACCGTGGCCCCTTGGTTGGGACGCTCGGGTCTGGGGAGCCAAGGTGACTCCTGTGTGCTTGGGAAGACGCGAGGGTACAGCGGTCACGCCTGCCCGTGCCAGCCACGGCCGGCAGAGCGGGCTTCAGGAGTCTGCACGCCCCGGCCCATTCTCATGGCCACCTTGAGGGTCAGGAAAGTCACTTAAGGGCCAGGCCTGGCTCTCGGCTCTTGCCTTACAAGTGCATGGCCCTGGGCTCCCACATGTCTCCTGAATCGGGGTTTCTCCGGGTGACACGTACCCATCTGTGGGCTCAGGTGTGATAGGAGCAGTCCCTTTGTTTGGGTGCTTGCTGACTTAACTGTGCCCTGGGTCCCCGGAGAGAGGCTGCTCGATGCCGGCTGCCCACAGCAGTCGCCTCTAGCCCAGGTGTTCAAGTGCAGACGTCCTTGGTGTAGAGGTTGTGACCCCCCCGACCCCCGCCGCCGCTGTCGCATCCCCGATTCCAAAGACCGCGCAGAGCACAGGGTCTATCCCGCTGAGGTGGAATTGTGGACTTGATCCCCATGCCGGGCCCTGGAAAGGAGAGCCTGGCGGAGAACCATCCGTCGGCCTGTCTTAGGGCGCTTCCAGCCTCTCGCTCCATCAGGCGGGTGAGTAGGTCCCTTGTCACCATGCGGCCTGGTGCTTCTGAAAGCCAGATCCGCCCCCGGCAGGGTCTCCCACCGCCTGGCAGAATGAGGCACGGACCCGGAACTGTCCTGGGTCTTTCCTGGGTCATTCTCTGGTTGCTGGGACCCAGTGATGACCCTGAAGGTGAGCGAGGTGACCGCTGACTGCTGGGGACGCCGAGGTGCCCATCTGCTCTGGGCCTGTCCGCGCGGCCCTAGCTGCCTGCTGGGTGTGGTCAGctcctctgtccctctttctgGGGGTCGTGTTTGGTTCGCTATGCCGGGAGGCATTGCCGGCTGTCTGCGGCCGAGAGCCCAGTTCCCGCCTGGGGTGTGCTGGTCGTTGCTGTGGACCGGGATGCTGGAGGCCGGAGGCCGGGTGCCAGCGGCTGGGGGTGCGGGAGCCCCAAGGCACCTTGGCCTTGCTGTGAAGCCGGGTGCCCCCACAGCTCTGTCCGAGGGCCCTGGCGGGAGACTCCTCGCCGCTTCAGGTCCCCGCCATCTTGCCGTGCATACGGGGGTCCCCCTCAGCCCAGCCCATCAGGCTGCCCCTGCTCTCATGGGGGACTTGCCTTGGTTCCTGCTGAGACAGGGCCACACGTAGGTGACTTGGTCTTGTGATGGCTTAGcagcttgttttcttttcttgtgtttttcctttcttttctggcccttttttttttttttttttttttaaagattttatttatttatttgacagagagagatcacaagtaggcagagaggcagacagagagaggaggaagcaggctccccactgagcagagagcccgatgcgggactcgatcccaggaccctgagatcatgacctgagccgaaggcagcggcttaatccactgagccacccaggcgccccgccctttttgttttttaaagattttgttcatcagagagagagcaggagcaggcagaggagcagcagagggaggagcagactctccgctgagcagggtgcctgatgcggggctcgatcctaggaccctgggaccgtgacccgagccacaggcagccgcttaactgacggagctacccaagcgccccaacagaccttttttttaactttgtgatcCATGAGATAGATGCCTTGATTTATGGTGACTCCTGTTGGAGCACAGGGCCTCTGGGAAGGGGTGAATTGTGTGACAGAGACCAGGGTGTTTTCATCCGCTCAAGCAATGGTCACCCGCTTACTGTTACCAGCCCCTTGGTTCAACTGTAGAGTCCAGAGTCTGCCTGCGAGCCCGCCACCTGGCAGGGCCCGTCCCTGCACTGGTCTGGTGAGGGCACTGTCCCAGCTGCCTCCTGGTGCCCACATGGTGAGGGCACTGCCCCGGGCTCACAGGTCCCGGGCTGCATAGTAATTTCCTCTCCTTTGGGACCAGCAGGGCCCTGTCCGGACAGGACAccatgacacccccccccccccccccccccgccccagcctcaCCTCCCGCCAGCAGCCCTGCTGCCCGTGGAGGGCAGTAGTCAGCCCTTCTCTGGGCAGCTCATGTCCTGTGATGGGGAACAAGAATGTGCTTCCAACCTCTAGGGTAAAATGAtggatttttagtttcttttcccaGGATGTTTAGTTTTTGCCCCATTTGCCAATTTTTTAATGGCAGCCGCTTCCTAACAGGCTCTGTTTCGGTCCTGCGGGGGCCCCCGGTTGCCATGCGGGTGAGCTATTGCACAGGACTGCGTGGGGACAGGTGTGGACAGGCGTGGCActtgggggcaggtgtggcgtCGTGCGCAGGCTCTGCCCGTGGCGGTCTTCGGTCTTCGCTGTTGGCGATGAGAGGCTCACAGTTTCACCCGTCGGCGTTCCCAGCGGCGTTCCCTCCCCGAGCACCTCCCAGCGCCACCAAGCAGCGGGGCTGCACTTTGAGGTGTGGCAGGCTGGTTGTCCCAGAGAAGGGGGGGACCCTGGGCAGATGCCTGCCCCAGGCTGCCGCCCCGTCAAGCCGCAATCCGCGGGTTCGTGCTGCCCTCTGGTGGTGACGGCCGGTATTCCGCAGCGCAGTGCTCTTTTGCACCCAGTTAGGTGTAAATTGCATTTTGACATATTTTTGTTATGAATGCACATGAAAAATGACAGTTTTCTGTGCTACTTAGCTGCTAATGAttgagcaggaaaaaaataactgctTAGGCTCTGCCATCCGACTAGGAAACGTGATTACAATCTAGGGACAACCGCCCAGTCCCTgtgcggggttggggggtgcgGCGTGGCCTTGTGGAAACTGCGCAGTGAGCCGCGCTCTGCTTGCAGGCCTGAATCCAGGCGTGGACACGGCCGTGGACGGCCGAGATAAGCCGAAGCTGCCCAATGAGAAAGATGAGACGGAGCAGGCCCAGATTAAGGGCCCCGTGGACGCACCCCAGAGGGAAGGTGccaaggagaagcaggaggaggcgCAGCTGGACCGGCCGGGCCGAGGTGGGCGGCGGGCGGCAGTGGTGGGCGGCGGAGGAGGGGCCTGCCTGAGTTCGGgtcctttctgcctccttccttctgtgACTCAGGGGCGACTCAGATGggggccccgcccccgccagctGGCTTGCACCTGCCCCGTTGTAATTCTCTACAGGTAGCCTCCGTGCTCAGGCAAAAGTCCGGTCTGTGGGAGGTGGCACTTGCCAGCCTGCCTCACACCGTTGGGCACTGGGACGCAGCTCACGCTCTGGGGAAGGAGAGCCGGGCCACCCCAACCTGCTTGCTCCATGATGTGTCTGTCTCCCTCCAGGTGTGGCAGCACCAATGGGCGAGGCCCACCGCCACGAGCCCCCTGTCCCTCATGACAAGGTGGTAGTGGACGAAGGTGAAGACCGAGAAGAGCCAGCGGAGAATGAGCGTTCGTCCAAGCACGAGGAGGAGAAGGCTCCAGGGGGCAAGGCTCAGATGGCACTGCCTCTGCCAGATTCGGAAAGAGAGAGACCGAGACAGGACCAGGTCTTAGAGGTAGCAGGGGGTCTCCCTGAAGACCCCTGGAAGGTTCCAGAAGGCAATGGTCAGCCAGTTATCGAGCCCGTGAAGGAGGACCAGGGGCCAGGCGACGGGGGTCTGCAGCCAGGGCCCCAGGCAGTGCCACCCAAGGGGCAGGACGCCCCAGCAGCTGGTGCGGCGGAGAGAGCCGGCGGGGTCCCGCTGCCGGGCTGGGCTGCAGGCGCCGCGGGCAAGCTGGTGGACAAGAGTGAGCCCGGTGGGTGTCGGCTGCGCTTGCCTTGGCAAACTGCTCTCCCTAAGAGGATCCTCGGGGTcgggggggggcaggagaggcCGGGTGGGCGGGCCTCCTCCTGCCCGCACTCCCGCTCTGCTGCCCAGGTCAGCACGCGGACGCGCGAGAGCAGCGGCCCCTTCCGCAGCTGCTGGGGAAGCCCAGAGTCTGGTGATGTGACAGCTCCCGGGGTATCTGTCACGCAGTTGCTTGCCGGACCTTCGAGTGTTAGGCGGCGCGCTGTCCGTGCGTCTGGGCCCTCGCGGGGGACGCTTGACAGGTGCCACGCCGTTCAGGGCCCTGCGGCGCAGCCAGGCCGGCTCTCGCATGTTAATTGGCAAAGTGGTTAACGCTGGCTCGCTGCCACCAGCCCGCGAGATCGTTGAATGTGTTTTCATTACTTGGCCGGCCGTCATCAGGGCGGACAGAAACTGCTGACAGAGGGGGTGACGCGGAGGCTAGTTTttggaagccccccccccccccccgtccctctCCCGCCTtctgcccccacctgccccacccACCGCGTCCTCCTGAGCTCTCTGCAAACCTCCCGCCTCTCCGTGTGTGCAGGTGGGAAGGCCGCCCTCCCGGTGAAGCTGGCCCCCGAGGCCGGGCCGCAGGCAGAGCCGCAGGAGCAGAGGGATGCGGAGGGCCAGGCCGGAGGCCACGCCGGCAGCAAGCTGGAGGGTAAGGCCTTCGCTCTCCTGCTGCATCCTCCCCGGGGCCGgagcctctgccccttccttccagaCCCGCAgcgagggctgggggagggggaggcgcaGGTGCCTGTCCTCCCGGCGGGGCTGTtcgagccccccacccccggctctgGACTTGCTGGCTTCCTAGTGAGGAAAGACCCGAAgtaaccccccttccccccagcagctTCCTCTGGGTACCCCCGCCCCAGGTagtctgtgtctctctttcttcccttaagAAAGCCTCTGTTGTGCTGTCACAGGGTTTTCTGTTCGCGTGGGTGGCACTCTCAGGGCGGCCGTGCCACTGTTGCTAGCACGTGCTGGTCAGCTCCCCGGCTGGGGGTGTCTGTGTCCCCGGGCACTGCTTAGAGCTAGGAGCTGCCCTTCTGGCAGCCCAGGTGGGAGGACAGatgccacctgcctcccctcgGCCCCTGTGTGTCACCCGTCACTTAGGGGGACGTTTGTGCCCATCTGTAGCGAACACCCAGCACCACCTGGAAACAAAAGCTTGTCGCGCACTTTTATCTCCAGCGGCTAATCCTCCTTCGGAcctctgtgtctgttttggggCGAACCCTCTCCTCGTGACCTCGCCCCATTAGGTGCTGCCCTTGTAGTGTGGCTGGTGGCAGTCTTCCTGGCTGGTGGTCTCCTGTTCTCATTTCACTGGTGACCAAGGGGCCTCTGCACACCTGCTCCCTGGTtagagcccctccccacccccacccacctcctgggACACCGAGTCTGTTTGCAGAGGGGCCCCGTGAGCCGTGCCAGGGGGTTTCTCCCTGAGCCTCCCCTGGGTCTGTGCATGTAGATCTCGGTGGCACAGCCCTGGGGCTATCGTGTGTGACATGCACCCCGCGGCGCCCCCCAGCGGCCCCCCAGAGGGTCCTGCGGGGACAGCCCGCCCAGAGCACTGGGCTTGGGGCTGCCTGCTGAGCCCCCGGGGCAGCCAGGGACCTGAGCCAGGAGTCCCTGGAGGTTTTCTGGGGTCTGGGGGCTGCCCTAGGGGTTTCCTGTGGTGGTTCCtgtctggtttgtctccctgtgcTCACGGATGCCAGTGCTTATCCTGTTACCTAAACCTGTTTGATTCTttcgattttttttctttctgaaaagacAATTCTCATGGTTTCCTACTCTGCCTTTCTTCCGTGCGCTTCTCAATGGGATGAGCAGCCGAAATCAAACAGATAGTAGCAGGTACGGACCCGGAGGGCACGCTCCTGCGGAAGGCCTGTGCGGGGTCTGAGATGCGAGAAGGGGAGGGCACAGGCCGGCCAGCCCCAGGCCTCACATGGAGCCGCCGCTGcagcccgccccccgccccgggctcggCTCTAGCCCCACAGCTGGGGTTCCCCCGATGCCCTCGCTCCCTCCTTCCCACAAATGCCCTGGTCCTGGAGGACGGTGGGTGCGGTCTGCACACGCCGCCGGCTTCAGGCCTCCCCGAGGGTAGGGCCTGCATGGAGGTTCTTCCGTGTGCATGGCCTGGGATTAACGTGTTTTGCATGCGTGTTAACATCCATCCGGGGTCCTGGCGGGACAGGCTCTGTCCATGGGCACGGCTTGTCACCACTCTGGTCCACACATGTCGCTTCTGGCTGGACCTGACCTGGCACCGCTTCGCTCCTCCTGCATCATCGGTCCCGGGCTGGTCCCCCGAGGGCCCGGGCAGGCTGGGGCTGCTCCTCTAGCACCTGCTCCGGGGACAGGCCGTGTGGGCGGCACGCGGGGCTGTCGTCATACTGTTGACTATTACGTGGCTTTGAGCCGTGGGTACCTGGAGTGACAGCGAGGCGCATGGCTGAAGTGGCTGGTCTAGagccttggggggtgggggacagcacAGCGTACTTCCCTCCACGGAGCCCCAGTCCTGTCCACAGGATGTGGCCTTTCTCAGGCAGGTGTCTTCATGACCTTAGGGGGTGTGGAGGAGGGCCGCGTGGGGGTGGGGACCGCCGCACAGGGGCCTCCGCGTGGCTCCTCCTCCCTGCCAGCTGGTTCAGCGAATTCCTCACGGGCCTCTGGCTGGAGGGAGGCCAACCCCGCGCTACCATGGCAGGTCACGGGTCACCGTCGGCGAGGACGGGCTCGCTTGTCCGTGTGTGCGGCCTCGCCGGAATGTGAGCCGTCGCCACGCCCAGAGCGTCCTTCCTTCAGAGCTCGCCCGCCCCCCAGCCCAGCGGCCCACGTCGTCTTCCACAGCCTCCTGTTGAAAGGCAGATGGGTTGTAGCAGCTACATAAGCCGTGGCTGCGCGCAGGAGACGCTGGTGCTGAGGCCTTTGTAGCGAAAGCCGAGCTCCCCGGTGCTCCCGCAGGTGGCCGCAGCCGGCTGCAGGCTCAGACTCGGGGCCTCTTCCTGGGCCCACATTCTGGGTTGGGGGCATGGGGAGCCGGGCGGGTCCTCGGACGCACGCCTGCTGCGCGGCCTCCCCCCGGCCCACCTCCCTCCGCGCCTGCCCGCAGCCAGTCTCCCGGGCGGTGGTCAGGAGTGGGGTCAGGGCCCTGTGGGTGTCGGCAGCCAGCCTCTGCCTCACGGAGGgtccctttctttcttgtctctgCGGGAAAGACCgttctgtttgtttcctaaattctcaCCTTGGAGGAAACTTCCTCACGGTTCTGGGATTCTGTTTTTAGAGCAGTCTGTAGCTCGGCGCGCCCTAGCCCAGGGCACGGCAGCATTCCCACGGCACAGACCTCCCCTATAGCTTCTCTCGGCGTCTAGTCCCAGGGGGCGGCCATCTGAGCAGCTGGGCCCCTGCTGGGCGTGTCCCAAACCTCAGGCCCGTGTGAGCCCGTGCGAGCGAAGGGCATCCCGGGGAGAGCCCCCAGGCAAGCCGGCGCCGGCGCCCCgcgtccctctgccctccacccggCCCAGCGCCTGCGCAGACGGGGCAGGCTCCGAGTGTGCGTTCTCCCCTCCACAGAAGCCGGCCGGGCGGAGATGCTGGACCACGCGGTCCTCCTGCAGGTGATCAAGGAGCAGCAGGTGCAGCAGAAGCGGCTCCTGGACCAGCAGGAGAAGCTGCTCGCGGTGATCGAGGAGCAGCACAAGGAGATCCGCCAGCAGAGGCAGGACGGCGAGGACGGCAAGTCAGGGCCCCATCGGGCCGGGGGTCATCACCGGGGGTCATCACCGAACGCGTGGCTGCCCGTGGCGTCTCCTGGGGACTCCGTGGGGCCGGGGCTGGCTGGGGCTCTGGGGCCTGGGGTCCTGCTGGGCAAAGTTCTGGCTCATGTTTAATTGCCGGCCAGTTCACCTTTCTAGCCCCGTGTTGGTAGCTTCCGTTTGCTCCCGTGGTTCAGTTGGCGACTGACTTCATTTGCAGCCGAAGCGCAGCCAGAGCCTGGGGTGCCGGCGCccagagggaaggagcaggagaccCAGGAGGGGCAGACCGCGGACCATCCCCCGCAGCAGCCTGTGGAACTTGCACTCGGAGCCCCCGGGCGTCTCCCCGCTCCACCCCAGGGCCACGGCCCGGGCGCCTTGGAGGAGCCCAAGTCGGAGCCCAAGGCGGCTGTAGGCAGAGCTCCAGCGGGTCCTCCTGGCGCTGCCGACACGGAGCCCCGGGCGGCCCAGGCTGAGCCGAGGGAAGGCCAGCAGGGCGCTGTGGCCCAGGCAGCTGGCGCTGGCATGCCGGAGCGGGTGCCCGTGCCGGACCCTGCCGAGGGGCCCAAGAGCCCAGAGAAGCCTGTTGCTGGTGAGCTGCCCGAACAGGACACTTTCGGCAGAAGCTCCCACGAAAGGAAGAAATCCCGGAAAGAGGTGGCCCCCAGTGCCAGTGCCCAGGAAGCGGATGTGCTGGGGGCGAGGGAGAATGGCGACCCTCATGTGAGGTCCCAGCCGGTGAGCCAAGGCCGGGGACCCGCAGGCCTGCCCAGCAGGTCAGGAGGAGCAGCCCCCGGGGCCCAGGCTGAGATTCGGCAGCTGGAACACCGGGCTGTTTCTGTTGGGACTCAGGGTGGGCAGCAGGGCGCTCACCTGGAGGCCAGAAAGGAGGCTGTCGCCGGGGACCGTGCACTTGCTCTGGGGGAGGACACTGCCGTCCAGGAGCCGGAGCGGAGGCAGAACCCTGATCCGGGGCCCATCCCTGGGGCTCAGAAGCTAGACCATGCCAAAGCCAACCGAGACCTCAAAGTCCAGGCCGGTTCTGACCTTAGGAGGAGACGGCGGGATGTGGCTCCTGGGGCAGGCGGGGACCCGGCCCCAAGGGACAGGGTCATCATCAGCTTTAACCCTCTCCCGGACGTGCAGGTCAATGACCTCCGTCGTGCGCTGGAGACCCAGCTACACCAGGCCGCGGGGGGTGCCTTGTGGGTGGTCCACGGCCGCCAGGTAAAGCAGCTGGTGGGAGCCCCAGAGGAGCCCTGAGTGGCCACCAGCGGCTGCTGTCCTCCGTTGGTGGGTCTCAGCCAGCTGTGCAGAGGCCACATGGGTGCAGAGTGAGAGTCATGCTGTGGCTGGGGGTCTCAGTGGCCTGTCACCGCAGCCTCGCTGTCCAGGTGGCCTGTGCCTTCTCCGTCCCGCATCTTCAGCTTGTCCGAGTGACCGAGCTCGGCAGACCCAGATGACGCAGCGGCCGGCTGGGGAGCGTGGCCCTGATACGGACAGGGGCTGCCGTGAGAGCCCGCTGCACGCCAGGCTCCCGCTTTCTCCAGTCGTCGCGAGACGTTGCGAGGGTTGCAGAGAACCGGAGCGAGCTCAGCCCACGCTCACCTCCTCGCCGGACGCAGCTTCATGGCTACGGGTGTCTCAAGGGTCAGAGCCGCCCGCCTGCGTGCCCGCCTCGGCCCCCGTCACAGCCCCTCTGCTCTCCACGCTCCCTCTGCTTTTCTAAACCATAAAGTTGTTTACAAATTAGAAACGTCCCGGTGTCCAGTCCATGAGGCTGGTGTCCGCTGTGCTGGTGGTCGTGAGGCCGCCTGTGGACCAGACCTCGGGGGGCGGGGAAGCCCGATGCAGCGAGGCCTCCAACAACCCTGCGAGCAGCTGGGGGGTGTTTGTGGTGTCCCATT
This region of Mustela lutreola isolate mMusLut2 chromosome 15, mMusLut2.pri, whole genome shotgun sequence genomic DNA includes:
- the SLC38A10 gene encoding putative sodium-coupled neutral amino acid transporter 10 isoform X5, which encodes MTAAAASNWGLITNIVNSIVGVSVLTMPFCFKQCGIVLGALLLVFCSWMTHQSCMFLVKSASLSKRRTYAGLALHAYGKAGKMVVETSMIGLMLGTCMAFYVVIGDLGSNFFARLFGFQVVGTFRMFLLFAVSLCIVLPLSLQRNMMASIQSFSAMALMFYTVFMLVIVLSSLKHGLFGGQWLQRVSYVRWEGVFRCIPIFGMSFACQSQVLPTYDSLDEPSVKTMSSIFACSLNVVTAFYVTVGCFGYVSFTEATAGNVLMHFPSNLVTEMMRVGFMMSVAVGFPMMILPCRQALNTLLFEQQQKDGTFAAGGYMPPLRFKALTFSVVFGTMVGGILIPNVETILGLTGAMMGSLICFVCPALIYKKIHKNTLSSQLVFWVGLGVLVVGTHTTLSVSEDAPVDLAEEAPAGRIEEAEGIVKAEAARLPGTQRPGVAAPMGEAHRHEPPVPHDKVVVDEGEDREEPAENERSSKHEEEKAPGGKAQMALPLPDSERERPRQDQVLEVAGGLPEDPWKVPEGNGQPVIEPVKEDQGPGDGGLQPGPQAVPPKGQDAPAAGAAERAGGVPLPGWAAGAAGKLVDKSEPGGKAALPVKLAPEAGPQAEPQEQRDAEGQAGGHAGSKLEAEIKQIVAEAGRAEMLDHAVLLQVIKEQQVQQKRLLDQQEKLLAVIEEQHKEIRQQRQDGEDAEAQPEPGVPAPRGKEQETQEGQTADHPPQQPVELALGAPGRLPAPPQGHGPGALEEPKSEPKAAVGRAPAGPPGAADTEPRAAQAEPREGQQGAVAQAAGAGMPERVPVPDPAEGPKSPEKPVAGELPEQDTFGRSSHERKKSRKEVAPSASAQEADVLGARENGDPHVRSQPVSQGRGPAGLPSRSGGAAPGAQAEIRQLEHRAVSVGTQGGQQGAHLEARKEAVAGDRALALGEDTAVQEPERRQNPDPGPIPGAQKLDHAKANRDLKVQAGSDLRRRRRDVAPGAGGDPAPRDRVIISFNPLPDVQVNDLRRALETQLHQAAGGALWVVHGRQVKQLVGAPEEP
- the SLC38A10 gene encoding putative sodium-coupled neutral amino acid transporter 10 isoform X1, with the translated sequence MTAAAASNWGLITNIVNSIVGVSVLTMPFCFKQCGIVLGALLLVFCSWMTHQSCMFLVKSASLSKRRTYAGLALHAYGKAGKMVVETSMIGLMLGTCMAFYVVIGDLGSNFFARLFGFQVVGTFRMFLLFAVSLCIVLPLSLQRNMMASIQSFSAMALMFYTVFMLVIVLSSLKHGLFGGQWLQRVSYVRWEGVFRCIPIFGMSFACQSQVLPTYDSLDEPSVKTMSSIFACSLNVVTAFYVTVGCFGYVSFTEATAGNVLMHFPSNLVTEMMRVGFMMSVAVGFPMMILPCRQALNTLLFEQQQKDGTFAAGGYMPPLRFKALTFSVVFGTMVGGILIPNVETILGLTGAMMGSLICFVCPALIYKKIHKNTLSSQLVFWVGLGVLVVGTHTTLSVSEDAPVDLAEEAPAGRIEEAEGIVKAEAARLPGTQRPGLNPGVDTAVDGRDKPKLPNEKDETEQAQIKGPVDAPQREGAKEKQEEAQLDRPGRGVAAPMGEAHRHEPPVPHDKVVVDEGEDREEPAENERSSKHEEEKAPGGKAQMALPLPDSERERPRQDQVLEVAGGLPEDPWKVPEGNGQPVIEPVKEDQGPGDGGLQPGPQAVPPKGQDAPAAGAAERAGGVPLPGWAAGAAGKLVDKSEPGGKAALPVKLAPEAGPQAEPQEQRDAEGQAGGHAGSKLEAEIKQIVAEAGRAEMLDHAVLLQVIKEQQVQQKRLLDQQEKLLAVIEEQHKEIRQQRQDGEDAEAQPEPGVPAPRGKEQETQEGQTADHPPQQPVELALGAPGRLPAPPQGHGPGALEEPKSEPKAAVGRAPAGPPGAADTEPRAAQAEPREGQQGAVAQAAGAGMPERVPVPDPAEGPKSPEKPVAGELPEQDTFGRSSHERKKSRKEVAPSASAQEADVLGARENGDPHVRSQPVSQGRGPAGLPSRSGGAAPGAQAEIRQLEHRAVSVGTQGGQQGAHLEARKEAVAGDRALALGEDTAVQEPERRQNPDPGPIPGAQKLDHAKANRDLKVQAGSDLRRRRRDVAPGAGGDPAPRDRVIISFNPLPDVQVNDLRRALETQLHQAAGGALWVVHGRQVKQLVGAPEEP